In the genome of Prosthecobacter algae, one region contains:
- a CDS encoding FKBP-type peptidyl-prolyl cis-trans isomerase codes for MSDIALAKGEKFLEDNAKKDGVVVTASGLQYKVITEGAGKSPSATDTVLVHYEGTLIDGKVFDSSYKRGEPIEFPLNRVIAGWTEGVQLMKEGSKYRLYLPSKLAYGPRGAGRDIGPNEALIFDVELLKVR; via the coding sequence ATGTCCGACATCGCACTCGCCAAAGGTGAAAAATTTCTCGAAGACAACGCCAAAAAAGATGGCGTGGTCGTGACCGCCAGCGGCCTTCAGTACAAGGTCATCACCGAAGGTGCCGGCAAGAGCCCCTCCGCCACGGATACGGTGCTGGTACACTATGAAGGCACACTGATTGACGGCAAAGTTTTCGACAGCTCCTACAAGCGTGGCGAACCCATCGAATTCCCTCTGAACCGCGTCATTGCAGGCTGGACGGAAGGTGTGCAGCTCATGAAGGAAGGTTCCAAATACCGCCTGTATCTGCCATCGAAGCTCGCCTACGGCCCACGGGGTGCCGGACGCGACATTGGCCCCAATGAAGCCCTGATTTTCGACGTGGAACTGCTCAAAGTGCGGTAA
- the cdd gene encoding cytidine deaminase, translating to MPDLLAQAQTVAERAYAPYSKFQVGCALETVSGGIYLGCNVENASYGLTICGERNAIFQAVAQEGTGMKIRRLAVVCLGHEFPPCGACRQVMAEFSLPAGLTEVTFLQGGQPVTRTMAQLLPEVFGL from the coding sequence ATGCCAGATCTTCTTGCCCAGGCCCAGACCGTTGCTGAAAGAGCGTATGCGCCGTATTCCAAATTCCAGGTCGGCTGTGCCCTCGAGACGGTCTCGGGTGGCATTTACCTGGGCTGCAATGTCGAAAATGCCAGCTATGGCCTGACGATCTGCGGGGAGCGCAATGCCATTTTCCAAGCGGTGGCTCAGGAAGGTACGGGAATGAAAATCCGCCGTTTGGCGGTGGTCTGTTTGGGCCATGAATTCCCGCCCTGTGGTGCTTGCCGCCAGGTGATGGCGGAATTTTCACTGCCTGCAGGGCTGACAGAAGTCACTTTTTTACAGGGGGGCCAGCCAGTCACGCGGACGATGGCCCAACTCCTGCCGGAAGTATTCGGCCTTTGA